One Ignavibacterium album JCM 16511 genomic region harbors:
- a CDS encoding prephenate dehydrogenase/arogenate dehydrogenase family protein, whose amino-acid sequence MKISSVGIAGLGLIGGSIAKSLRLEYPELKISAFDFPSVLEKAKKEKVIDKSVDDHLELLDNDLIILSLPVFKSLSLFEELYPKLSVHQIIVDVCSVKSVFTEASEKLKSKGKYIGLHPMAGKEKSGFEFSDSLLFENAVCFVCDNYNNEITDYVLNFLKCTGLRFTFIDAFLHDKITAEVSHLPQLISVALVNEVAKVENNFNFINFAGSGFRDMTRIASSDFRLWEEIIKANKDNIINSLENIIEQIKSISENLSNDNFDYLKEQFELANKNRNEIPFNNKGFIQPLFDITVFLEDKAGTLNRLTSLLAENNLNIKDIELLKIREGSGGNFRLYFDSASAAQKAYQLLKENNFVTNLTN is encoded by the coding sequence GTGAAAATTTCCTCTGTTGGTATCGCAGGACTTGGTTTAATCGGTGGTTCAATTGCAAAATCATTGCGCCTCGAATATCCTGAATTAAAAATTTCTGCTTTTGACTTTCCATCGGTTCTTGAAAAAGCAAAGAAAGAAAAAGTAATTGATAAATCAGTTGATGATCACTTAGAATTACTTGATAATGATTTAATTATTCTTTCATTACCTGTTTTTAAATCGCTTTCCTTGTTTGAAGAATTATATCCAAAATTGAGTGTGCATCAGATTATTGTTGATGTTTGCAGTGTTAAATCTGTTTTCACCGAAGCATCTGAAAAATTAAAAAGTAAAGGAAAGTACATCGGACTACATCCAATGGCTGGTAAAGAAAAAAGCGGATTTGAATTTTCAGATAGTCTTTTATTTGAAAATGCTGTCTGTTTTGTATGCGATAATTATAATAATGAGATAACTGATTATGTATTAAACTTTTTAAAGTGTACCGGACTCCGTTTTACTTTTATTGACGCTTTTCTACACGATAAAATTACAGCCGAAGTCTCTCACTTACCTCAATTAATTTCAGTTGCTTTGGTAAACGAAGTAGCAAAAGTTGAGAATAATTTTAACTTTATAAATTTTGCAGGAAGTGGTTTCCGTGATATGACAAGAATTGCTTCAAGTGATTTCAGATTGTGGGAAGAAATTATAAAAGCAAATAAGGATAACATCATAAATTCTCTTGAAAATATTATTGAGCAAATAAAATCAATTTCAGAAAATTTATCGAACGATAATTTTGATTATTTGAAAGAACAGTTCGAACTTGCAAACAAAAACCGGAATGAAATTCCATTTAACAATAAGGGATTTATTCAACCTCTCTTCGATATAACCGTGTTCCTGGAGGATAAAGCCGGAACGCTCAACAGACTTACTTCTCTTTTGGCTGAAAACAATCTTAACATTAAAGACATTGAGCTATTGAAAATAAGAGAGGGAAGCGGAGGCAATTTCAGATTATATTTTGACTCCGCTTCGGCAGCACAGAAAGCATATCAGCTTCTCAAAGAAAATAATTTTGTTACCAATTTGACTAATTAA
- a CDS encoding septation protein SpoVG family protein produces MKIIRMNKVSGGKTLAFFDMETDDGIIIKGFRIVDGNKGKFIASPDEKGKDGKYYETVILPKEMKGKLEKLAIAEYEK; encoded by the coding sequence ATGAAAATAATAAGAATGAACAAAGTGAGCGGTGGAAAAACCTTAGCTTTCTTTGATATGGAAACTGATGACGGAATTATCATTAAAGGTTTCAGAATTGTCGATGGAAACAAAGGTAAATTTATTGCATCACCTGACGAAAAAGGTAAGGATGGTAAATACTACGAAACTGTTATACTTCCGAAAGAAATGAAAGGTAAATTAGAAAAGTTGGCAATAGCAGAATATGAGAAGTAA
- a CDS encoding ARPP-1 family domain-containing protein, producing MQVQVLSFNKHKRLSIVQFTGFEQNTFQYISGPAAIAKEFIEVREVSITGSVNNLELVNLSDKYVFFMDGDILVGAKQNRVLNTSVFVAPNSKINLPVSCVEQGRWRSISDKFRSSDYISPDTIRAKKLKAVTNNLKKGRGHFADQGEVWDTVNEFSLGLNAFSESSDLDDIMNKRRESLDSFIDKFPLNDKANGLAIFTDNSPLSIDLFNRTDIYQEYFPKRLRSAATEVFNLREKENTITEVEAKFKTLNLFDELEKQKFTLHDGVGIGKEKRYDNNNFVAMELSYNNHLIHFTLLNLEPVKN from the coding sequence ATGCAAGTTCAGGTTCTATCTTTCAACAAACACAAAAGGTTGTCAATCGTTCAGTTTACAGGTTTTGAACAGAATACTTTTCAGTACATTTCCGGTCCCGCAGCAATTGCCAAAGAATTCATAGAAGTTCGCGAGGTTAGCATTACAGGCAGCGTTAATAATCTCGAGTTGGTTAATCTTTCTGACAAATATGTTTTCTTTATGGATGGAGATATTCTTGTTGGTGCAAAGCAAAACCGGGTTCTGAATACAAGTGTTTTTGTAGCACCGAATTCCAAAATAAATCTTCCGGTCAGTTGTGTTGAGCAAGGTAGATGGCGATCAATTTCAGATAAGTTCAGGTCATCGGATTATATTTCGCCAGATACTATCAGAGCAAAAAAGTTAAAAGCGGTGACTAATAATCTTAAAAAAGGTCGAGGTCATTTTGCTGATCAGGGTGAGGTTTGGGACACAGTTAACGAATTTTCTTTGGGATTAAATGCCTTTTCAGAAAGCAGCGATTTAGATGATATAATGAATAAAAGACGCGAATCGCTCGATAGTTTTATTGATAAGTTCCCTTTGAATGATAAAGCAAACGGGCTGGCAATCTTTACTGATAACTCACCGCTAAGTATAGATTTATTTAATCGTACTGATATTTATCAGGAATATTTTCCGAAGCGATTACGAAGCGCTGCAACAGAAGTATTTAATCTGAGAGAAAAAGAGAACACCATAACAGAAGTTGAAGCAAAGTTCAAGACACTTAACCTGTTTGATGAACTTGAAAAACAAAAATTCACACTTCACGATGGAGTTGGAATCGGTAAAGAAAAACGATATGATAACAACAATTTTGTGGCAATGGAACTGTCATATAATAATCATCTTATTCATTTTACACTACTTAATCTCGAGCCGGTTAAAAACTAA
- a CDS encoding helix-turn-helix transcriptional regulator — MFDFQTKFKRQIEILGICLAEHAQRPIRTFDLAAFFGVEELTIKRDLSDLRSYGIDIHSSKKDGVCIHTEFPRQKLVDIILDYTTLNHNDYALDKSTPLLVEKLGANALSLIVSLQLCIDKEEIAILDYNKIGTMVEQRKEVEPLLIFQSDGSWRLLAGNEGKIKQYLIDKITRVRNTGRKFQKTNYDVADLFKYSWKSWLGQDKYEVKLWLSKVWAERVKPRMLVANQKITKQEDGSVIFECTVNSLNEIAGWIVSRGEGVKVLEPNELKETVINLAKGTLANY; from the coding sequence ATGTTCGATTTTCAAACCAAATTCAAGCGACAGATTGAAATTCTCGGAATCTGTCTTGCAGAACACGCACAACGACCTATCCGTACATTCGATTTAGCTGCATTTTTCGGAGTCGAGGAATTAACCATAAAGAGAGATTTAAGCGATCTCAGGTCTTATGGTATCGATATCCATTCATCAAAAAAAGATGGTGTTTGTATTCATACAGAATTTCCCAGGCAAAAGCTTGTCGATATAATTCTTGATTACACAACATTAAATCACAATGATTACGCACTCGATAAATCTACTCCTCTGCTTGTTGAAAAACTTGGAGCAAATGCTTTGAGTCTTATAGTCTCACTTCAGCTTTGTATTGATAAAGAAGAGATTGCCATACTTGATTACAATAAAATAGGAACTATGGTTGAACAGCGAAAAGAAGTTGAACCGCTGCTTATTTTTCAAAGCGATGGAAGCTGGCGACTACTGGCTGGCAATGAAGGAAAAATCAAACAATATTTAATTGATAAAATCACAAGAGTAAGAAACACAGGCAGAAAATTTCAGAAGACAAATTATGATGTGGCTGATTTATTTAAGTATTCCTGGAAAAGCTGGCTTGGTCAGGATAAATATGAAGTGAAATTATGGTTATCGAAAGTCTGGGCAGAAAGAGTTAAACCAAGAATGCTTGTTGCTAATCAAAAAATTACCAAGCAGGAAGATGGATCTGTAATTTTTGAGTGCACAGTAAATTCACTTAATGAAATAGCAGGTTGGATTGTCAGTCGTGGTGAAGGCGTAAAAGTTCTTGAACCAAATGAATTAAAAGAAACTGTCATTAATCTTGCGAAAGGAACGCTTGCAAATTATTAG
- a CDS encoding C1 family peptidase, protein MLKHSLILLVVFSFFAFPQVKDKAVFTESKPGFYQEMMKEIDAFNQKEKQKRKSLKLDFSSYKNLPRSHDEFKYYWFNEPISQGQTGTCWSFSTTSFYESEVYRLHNKKVKLSEMFTAYWEYVEKAKRFIRERGDSFFGEGSEANAVTRIYKTYGAVPEESYSGLLPGQKYHDHRAMFNEMDNFLKSCKQNNIWNEEEVVENIKAILNHYMGEPPVSFTYEGKTYNPKSFLKDYLKLNMDDYVDILSYMQQPYWQQVEYEVPDNWWHNKDYYNVPLNEFMTAIKSAIKNGYTLAIGGDVSEPGYDSWTKCAVVPTFDIPSEYIDENARQFRFSNETTTDDHGIHLVGFKEQDGKMWFLIKDSGAGARNVDPKGFYFYHEDYVKLKIMDFLVHKDAVKDLLDKFNH, encoded by the coding sequence ATGTTGAAACATTCGCTCATTCTTTTAGTTGTCTTTTCATTCTTCGCTTTTCCTCAGGTAAAGGATAAAGCCGTATTTACCGAATCAAAACCCGGCTTCTATCAGGAAATGATGAAAGAGATTGATGCTTTCAATCAGAAAGAAAAGCAAAAAAGAAAATCATTAAAACTTGATTTCAGTTCTTATAAAAATCTTCCTAGATCACATGATGAATTTAAATACTATTGGTTCAACGAACCCATTTCTCAAGGTCAAACCGGAACCTGCTGGTCTTTTTCAACTACTTCTTTTTATGAATCGGAAGTTTATCGCCTGCATAATAAAAAAGTAAAGCTTTCCGAAATGTTTACAGCGTATTGGGAATATGTTGAGAAAGCAAAAAGATTCATTCGTGAACGCGGCGATTCATTTTTCGGTGAAGGAAGTGAGGCAAATGCTGTAACAAGAATTTATAAAACTTATGGTGCTGTTCCTGAAGAATCTTACTCAGGTTTACTTCCGGGACAAAAATATCACGACCATCGTGCAATGTTTAATGAAATGGATAACTTTCTGAAAAGTTGCAAGCAAAATAATATATGGAATGAAGAAGAAGTTGTTGAAAATATTAAAGCAATTCTAAATCATTATATGGGTGAACCACCAGTATCGTTTACCTACGAAGGAAAGACATATAATCCGAAATCTTTTCTTAAAGATTATCTGAAACTTAATATGGATGATTATGTTGACATTCTGTCTTATATGCAGCAACCATACTGGCAGCAAGTTGAATATGAAGTTCCTGATAACTGGTGGCACAATAAAGATTATTATAATGTTCCTCTCAATGAATTTATGACAGCAATCAAATCAGCAATTAAAAATGGATATACACTTGCAATCGGTGGCGATGTCTCTGAACCCGGATATGATTCGTGGACAAAATGTGCAGTAGTTCCGACTTTCGATATTCCATCCGAATACATTGACGAGAATGCAAGACAATTCCGTTTTTCAAATGAAACAACAACCGATGATCACGGAATTCATCTTGTGGGTTTCAAAGAGCAGGATGGCAAGATGTGGTTTCTGATTAAAGATTCTGGTGCAGGTGCAAGAAATGTTGATCCGAAAGGATTTTATTTCTATCACGAGGATTATGTTAAACTAAAAATAATGGATTTTCTTGTTCACAAAGATGCTGTAAAAGATTTACTTGATAAGTTCAACCACTAA